A window of Microbacterium luteolum contains these coding sequences:
- a CDS encoding VOC family protein, with protein sequence MAGPTPIRPYLWFHDSAQEAMEYYVSVFPNSSIDQVTLYPDENLSEHFEGMGGKVINGEFTLNGTRFGCIDGGPVFTFNEAVSFVIECADQAEIDHYWQALSAVPEAEACGWCKDRFGVSWQVVPAGLDLLQQRPEQIQALMHMKKIVISELEIA encoded by the coding sequence ATGGCAGGTCCTACACCCATCCGTCCGTATCTCTGGTTCCACGACTCCGCGCAGGAGGCGATGGAGTACTACGTTTCGGTGTTCCCGAACTCGTCGATCGACCAGGTGACGCTCTACCCCGACGAGAACCTCAGCGAGCACTTCGAGGGCATGGGCGGGAAGGTCATCAACGGCGAGTTCACCCTGAACGGCACGCGGTTCGGCTGCATCGACGGGGGACCCGTCTTCACGTTCAACGAGGCCGTCTCCTTCGTGATCGAGTGCGCCGACCAGGCCGAGATCGACCACTACTGGCAGGCGCTGTCCGCGGTGCCGGAGGCGGAGGCGTGCGGGTGGTGCAAGGACCGGTTCGGCGTGAGCTGGCAGGTCGTCCCGGCCGGCCTCGATCTGCTGCAGCAGCGTCCGGAGCAGATCCAGGCGCTCATGCACATGAAGAAGATCGTGATCTCGGAGCTCGAGATCGCCTGA